The following coding sequences are from one Rutidosis leptorrhynchoides isolate AG116_Rl617_1_P2 chromosome 11, CSIRO_AGI_Rlap_v1, whole genome shotgun sequence window:
- the LOC139875516 gene encoding uncharacterized protein, whose translation MHDFDIILGMDWLSHHHANIDCYSKRILFGNHFIPDCVFNGDLPVKFIKVISALKAQKLISHGCVGYLASIQNLSIESPLLENIEVVREFPDVFPDELQGLPPVREVEFLIDLIPGSQPISKAPYRMAPLELQELKEQLQELIDCGFIQPTPC comes from the exons ATGCATGATTTTGACATTATTCTTGGCATGGATTGGTTATCTCACCATCACGCGAATATCGATTGTTATTCTAAGAGGATTTTGTTTGGAAATCATTTTATACCTGACTGTGTCTTTAACGGTGATCTTCCTGTAAAATTTATTAAGGTTATCTCAGCGCTTAAGGCGCAAAAGCTCATTTCACATGGTTGTGTTGGATATTTAGCTTCGATTCAGAATTTGTCTATCGAGAGTCCTTTGCTTGAAAATATTGAGGTCGTTCgagagtttcccgatgtatttcctgacgaattgcaGGGTTTGCCTCCAGTTCGTGAAGTTGAATTTTTGATTGATCTGATTCCTGGTTCTCAACCGATATCGAAAGCTCCTTATCGTATGGCACCACTCGAGTTGCAAGAACTCAAGGAGCAATTGCAAGAATTGATAGATTGTGGTTTTATTCAGCCAA CTCCGTGTTAA